From a single Haloarcula sp. DT43 genomic region:
- a CDS encoding tyrosine-type recombinase/integrase — protein MGTKDQIENLKQRVKKRSSLSDEEPDDDDQDDDDVPSISEDDAEALLEFSRQLNLLNSKYTDYRHLKLLRHCVIMAEQVGGLADALESREAAEDVVVWINQERDTPEFSEETNQDYRVALRVFGKRVLKMADDEVPDSLAWVPTGTSNSYDPSPSRSDMLDWEEAKRMAVEGTTNPRDKALIAVSHELGPRGEESHNILIGQVTDADHGIQISLDGKQGEHSVTLINSVPYLQQWLREHPAPDDDEAYLWCNLDDAYDNASYQTFLKRFKKAGRRADIDKPVTPTNFRKSNTYWLAKQGANESFINERQGRTATSDHARRYIAAFGPENENNQYAELQGLDVQTEKTEDRTPLTCPRCDKQTPRDEPFCVWCHQAMEPDAVDKLEKEESQKRRELLRLAKENPELLDAVEEIEPLIESLGGDAKVIDTARKFVEATE, from the coding sequence ATGGGAACGAAAGACCAAATCGAGAACCTCAAACAAAGGGTCAAGAAACGTTCAAGTCTGTCTGACGAGGAGCCAGATGACGATGATCAAGATGACGACGATGTACCGTCTATCTCCGAGGACGATGCAGAGGCGCTCCTAGAGTTTAGTCGGCAGCTCAATCTACTCAATTCGAAGTACACGGACTACAGGCATCTCAAACTCCTCCGCCACTGCGTCATCATGGCGGAACAGGTTGGCGGACTCGCAGATGCACTCGAAAGCCGAGAGGCCGCCGAGGATGTCGTCGTGTGGATCAACCAGGAACGTGATACTCCGGAGTTCAGCGAGGAGACGAATCAGGACTACCGGGTTGCGCTTCGGGTGTTCGGGAAGCGAGTCCTCAAGATGGCTGACGACGAGGTGCCGGACTCGCTGGCCTGGGTTCCAACGGGGACGAGCAACTCCTACGACCCCTCACCCAGCCGGTCGGACATGCTGGACTGGGAAGAGGCCAAACGGATGGCCGTCGAAGGAACGACTAATCCACGGGACAAGGCGCTGATCGCCGTCTCCCACGAACTCGGACCACGTGGAGAAGAGAGCCACAACATCCTGATTGGGCAGGTAACCGATGCCGACCACGGGATTCAGATTAGCCTCGACGGGAAACAAGGGGAACACTCGGTCACACTAATTAACAGCGTTCCCTACCTACAACAATGGCTCAGGGAGCACCCTGCGCCCGACGATGACGAGGCGTACCTCTGGTGCAACCTCGACGACGCGTACGACAACGCGAGCTACCAGACGTTCCTCAAGCGGTTCAAAAAAGCGGGGCGGCGGGCTGACATCGACAAGCCCGTCACGCCAACGAACTTCCGGAAGTCGAACACGTACTGGCTCGCCAAACAAGGAGCGAATGAGTCGTTCATCAACGAGCGCCAAGGACGAACAGCGACCTCTGATCACGCGAGACGGTACATCGCAGCGTTTGGCCCCGAGAACGAGAACAACCAGTACGCGGAACTTCAAGGACTGGACGTCCAAACCGAGAAAACAGAAGACAGGACACCGCTCACGTGCCCTCGGTGTGATAAACAGACCCCGCGCGACGAGCCGTTCTGCGTCTGGTGTCACCAGGCCATGGAGCCCGATGCTGTCGACAAACTCGAAAAGGAGGAATCCCAGAAACGGCGAGAGTTACTCCGGCTTGCGAAAGAGAACCCGGAGCTCTTGGACGCAGTTGAGGAGATCGAACCCCTCATCGAGAGCTTGGGCGGCGACGCAAAGGTCATCGATACTGCTCGGAAGTTCGTCGAAGCTACCGAGTGA